In one Diabrotica virgifera virgifera chromosome 7, PGI_DIABVI_V3a genomic region, the following are encoded:
- the LOC126888279 gene encoding uncharacterized protein LOC126888279 isoform X2, whose translation MLKITLFALAVISLTTAHYIPYYDYLVIPQLRDIYIQGRGEGGVNVDPMDINILGLEGTVGGKVEGRGEGFVQINTNKATPRPDYYGVPCLNIARCNV comes from the exons ATGTTAAAGATTACTTTGTTTGCTTTAGCTGTCATAAGTCTAACCACTGCCCACTACATACCATATTATGATTACTTAGTTATCCCTCAGTTG AGAGACATTTATATACAAGGTCGAGGTGAAGGTGGAGTTAACGTCGATCCCATGGATATCAACATTTTAGGTCTAGAAGGAACCGTAGGTGGTAAGGTAGAAGGAAGAGGGGAAGGTTTTGTACAAATTAATACAAATAAGGCAACACCAAGACCAGATTACTATGGAGTGCCATGCTTAAATATTGCAAGATGCAATGTCTAA